A portion of the Bactrocera neohumeralis isolate Rockhampton chromosome 2, APGP_CSIRO_Bneo_wtdbg2-racon-allhic-juicebox.fasta_v2, whole genome shotgun sequence genome contains these proteins:
- the LOC126765439 gene encoding uncharacterized protein LOC126765439, translating into MSYGAERALAYLYPLIIATSVICCITSGVAWAHWRYVLNACPESNCGCILHGRSTYTSFEGGHIAYCHYATYGLIFPLLFAIVLGIYHAYRICMGTTKRKTGTTTIRHRTGDMIVVTAESELTHNGISPYYWTPAAGISSVMAVYTLIYAAIYSDGFRVTCKQYSESLLKELQGAGNIVPVIKGRLSCDAIFDFMDYLVESISYERRKYGRINTGACLYMTLICSWLTVIFWIIITVVNVVQARRSQSARV; encoded by the exons ATGTCATACGGCGCTGAAAGGGCGCTTGCCTATTTGTACCCGCTCATTATAGCCACCTCCGTCATTTGCTGCATCACCTCGGGCGTTGCATGGGCACATTGGCGCTATGTGTTGAATGCTTGTCCGGAATCGAATTGTGGCTGCATCCTGCATGGACGCTCCACGTACACCAGCTTCGAGGGTGGCCACATAGCATATTGCCATTACGCCACATACGGACTGATCTTTCCACTGTTATTCGCCATTGTGTTGGGCATTTATCATGCGTATAGGATTTGTATGGGCACGACTAAACGGAAAACGGGCACCACCACCATTCGGCATAG AACCGGTGATATGATTGTCGTCACAGCGGAGTCGGAATTGACACACAACGGTATTTCCCCTTATTACTGGACACCCGCTGCCGGTATCTCTAGCGTTATGGCcgtttacaccttaatttatgCTGCTATCTACAGTGATGGCTTTCGCGTCACTTGCAAGCAGTACAGCGAATCTTTGCTCAAAGAACTACAGGGCGCTGGCAATATTGTGCCGGTCATCAAAGGACGCCTTTCATGTGACGCGATTTTCGATTTCATGGACTATTTGGTGGAGAGCATTTCGTATGAGCGCCGCAAATATGGGCGCATCAACACCGGAGCTTGCCTCTACATGACACTCATATGCAGTTGGTTAACGGTAATCTTTTGGATTATTATAACGGTGGTGAATGTGGTACAGGCACGCCGCTCACAGTCGGCAcgagtttaa
- the LOC126762959 gene encoding histone RNA hairpin-binding protein isoform X1 — protein MLCSKMSVDKSPLRKSVGECSLNSSSSSFRGCWAEEMQEQDNHGQQQSFNSSGEMSSKNDNEDVNKSKHSVSQEREISLEFIDGVNEEKFERLVKEDKIKTPFKRRYSQTPSNGSRSDSPNDSNSDNSAGGDAANFKRTTNQVDNQHDLQKRLRYNSYGSNTSSNKEKQVEDDPVILARRQKQIEYGKNTVAYERYIEMVPIRQRTRGHPRTPNKYGKYSRRTFDGLIKVWRKQLHYYDPEPAAGTAGGADDDDDDSD, from the exons ATGCTTTGCAGCAAAATGTCAGTGGATAAATCACCTTTAAGGAAAAGTGTGGGAGAATGCAGTCTTAATTCGTCTTCTTCCTCTTTTCGAGGTTGTTGGGCAGAAGAGATGCAGGAGCAGGACAATCATGGG caacaacagtcgTTCAACAGCAGCGGAGAGATGTCTAGCAAAAATGACAACGAAGATGTCAATAAATCCAAACATTCGGTATCGCAAGAACGCGAAATATCTTTGGAATTCATTGATGgtgtaaatgaagaaaaatttgaaCGATTAGTGAAGGAGGATAAAATAAAAACGCCTTTCAAAAGGCGCTACTCACAAACACCGAGCAACGGCAGTCGCTCGGACAGTCCGAACGACTCGAATAGTGATAATAGTGCCGGAGGTGATGCAGCCAATTTTAAGCGCACAACTAATCAAGTCGATAATCAACATGACCTTCAGAAACGTTTACGTTATAATAGTTATGGCTCTAACACCTCATCCAATAAGGAAAAGCAAGTAGAGGATGATCCTGTTATATTAGCGCGTCGTCAGAAACAAATTGAATATGGCAAAAACACTGTAGCTTACGAACGTTACATTGAGATGGTGCCAATACGCCAGCGTACACGCGGTCATCCCCGTACGCCgaataaatatggaaaatacAGTCGCCGCACTTTCGATGGACTGATAAAAGTATGGCGCAAACAATTACATTACTATGATCCAGAACCTGCAGCTGGTACTGCTGGTGGTGCTGACGACGACGATGATGATTCGGATTAG
- the LOC126762959 gene encoding histone RNA hairpin-binding protein isoform X2, with translation MSVDKSPLRKSVGECSLNSSSSSFRGCWAEEMQEQDNHGQQQSFNSSGEMSSKNDNEDVNKSKHSVSQEREISLEFIDGVNEEKFERLVKEDKIKTPFKRRYSQTPSNGSRSDSPNDSNSDNSAGGDAANFKRTTNQVDNQHDLQKRLRYNSYGSNTSSNKEKQVEDDPVILARRQKQIEYGKNTVAYERYIEMVPIRQRTRGHPRTPNKYGKYSRRTFDGLIKVWRKQLHYYDPEPAAGTAGGADDDDDDSD, from the exons ATGTCAGTGGATAAATCACCTTTAAGGAAAAGTGTGGGAGAATGCAGTCTTAATTCGTCTTCTTCCTCTTTTCGAGGTTGTTGGGCAGAAGAGATGCAGGAGCAGGACAATCATGGG caacaacagtcgTTCAACAGCAGCGGAGAGATGTCTAGCAAAAATGACAACGAAGATGTCAATAAATCCAAACATTCGGTATCGCAAGAACGCGAAATATCTTTGGAATTCATTGATGgtgtaaatgaagaaaaatttgaaCGATTAGTGAAGGAGGATAAAATAAAAACGCCTTTCAAAAGGCGCTACTCACAAACACCGAGCAACGGCAGTCGCTCGGACAGTCCGAACGACTCGAATAGTGATAATAGTGCCGGAGGTGATGCAGCCAATTTTAAGCGCACAACTAATCAAGTCGATAATCAACATGACCTTCAGAAACGTTTACGTTATAATAGTTATGGCTCTAACACCTCATCCAATAAGGAAAAGCAAGTAGAGGATGATCCTGTTATATTAGCGCGTCGTCAGAAACAAATTGAATATGGCAAAAACACTGTAGCTTACGAACGTTACATTGAGATGGTGCCAATACGCCAGCGTACACGCGGTCATCCCCGTACGCCgaataaatatggaaaatacAGTCGCCGCACTTTCGATGGACTGATAAAAGTATGGCGCAAACAATTACATTACTATGATCCAGAACCTGCAGCTGGTACTGCTGGTGGTGCTGACGACGACGATGATGATTCGGATTAG